The Aptenodytes patagonicus chromosome 25, bAptPat1.pri.cur, whole genome shotgun sequence genome window below encodes:
- the ANKRD24 gene encoding ankyrin repeat domain-containing protein 24, whose amino-acid sequence MKSLKARFKKADSQDWTKSDEKLLQAVDYNDAGRVTSLLVRKGLVPTKLDSEGKSAFHLAAMRGNVDCLEAMLAHGVDAMTKDSSGYTALHLASKHGHPQCVSKLLQASCPVDVADGSGQTALHHAAVSGCISCSEILCDFKAPLNIKDKDGSTPLILAAKMSHSELCRYLLHRGAAVNSRDLQGRTALMLACENGSVETVEVLVNAGARVAVVDSTGHDAAHYSLATGNALIQHFLQEAAQRQSWASEEESTEQTSQTSSPSQSSIREKNSTPRKRKAPLPPLGTPSQEDRDAYEEIVRLRQERAQFLQKIRGLEQQEKQRQERAELDKGSLRSMEKQIQELEERLAVRDGEKERLGKEVEALLSRLSSLENEKENTSYDIETLQDEEGEPLEFPGAELLLSKKTLSPSAEELLATLQGQVQSLTVQNKELREKIQVLENYERDESNPSTPGDFVPASLYNALQRELERLRAQCLEPPRGTDARDEAGGQPEGQTGASERAPEQIGEGCAAQRLAEEPAWTWGECKAALGELQVPHTQTSSSAAEREADAELVEARAALRQAQAALEEREQRVKELQARLEAGAEAVEATASLGASLEEASREKEALLERCGRAEAEAEALRRELEAKARDWQAAGGPEPEPGVLERRVAELVRQHEEVTAQLGQLRETLGRREAELGTLREQLAARPVGRREHEEALARLRQAEAEAEGRVPREEHARATAALEEQTQALRERAAQLEAAAEAKGREAARLEAELAAAVPRGEHEAAQAGLRAEAAALAQRLGELSRRHEKTCEEVFRVQRQALFMKSERQAAEERLAAAQKQLAEAQDEARRLRELHGHAEDSAQLVRDRDRKITELSKEVFRLKEALNALPKSRGAPQSPPDTAALQARIRALEEKLEETEMRHSKVVTLYRSHLLYAVQGHMDEDVQRLLCQILRMQRLQEQGR is encoded by the exons ATGAAGAGCCTGAAGGCCAGGTTCAAGAAAGCGGAC AGCCAGGACTGGACCAAGAGCGATGAGAAGCTCCTGCAAGCTGTGGACTACAATGATGCCGGGAGGGTGACATCTCTCCTCGTCCGCAAGGGCCTGGTCCCCACCAAGCTGGACTCGGAGGGCAAATCCGC GTTCCACCTGGCCGCCATGCGGGGAAACGTGGACTGCCTCGAAGCCATGCTGGCTCACGGCGTGGATGCCATGACCAAGGATAGCTCGG gtTACACTGCCCTGCACCTGGCGTCCAAGCATGGCCACCCACAGTGCGTCAGCAAGCTGTTGCAG GCCTCCTGCCCTGTGGACGTAGCCGACGGCAGCGGCCAAACAGCGCTGCACCACGCAG cGGTCAGCGGCTGCATCTCGTGCTCGGAGATCCTCTGTGATTTTAAGGCTCCCTTGAACATCAAGGACAAG GATGGCTCCACACCGCTGATCCTTGCTGCTAAGATGAGCCACTCAGAGCTGTGCCGGTACCTGCTGCACCGCGGCGCAGCTGTCAACAGCCGGGACCTGCAGGGGAG GACAGCCTTGATGCTGGCCTGCGAGAACGGCAGCGTGGAGACGGTGGAGGTGCTTGTCAACGCCGGTGCCCGGGTGGCCGTGGTGGACTCCACAGGTCACGATGCCGCGCATTACAGCCTGGCCACGGGCAACGCTCTCATCCAGCACTTCCTGCAAGAGGCTGCTCAGCGCCAGTCCTGGGCCAGCG AAGAGGAGTCAACTGAGCAGACGTCCCAG ACGTCTTCGCCCAGCCAGTCATCCATCAGGGAGAAGAACAGCACCCCGAGGAAGAGGAaagcccctctgcctcccctgggcacccccagccag GAGGACCGGGACGCCTACGAGGAGATTGTACGGCTGCGGCAGGAGCGGGCCCAGTTCTTGCAGAAGATCCGGGGCTTggagcagcaggagaagcagagacaggag CGGGCAGAGCTGGACAAGGGCTCCCTGCGCTCCATGGAGAAGCAG atccaggagctggaggagcggCTGGCGGTGCGGGATGGTGAGAAGGAGCGGCTGGGCAAGGAGGTGGAGGCTCTGTTGAGCCGCTTGTCCTCACTGGAG AACGAGAAGGAGAACACGAGCTATGACATCGAGACACTGCAGGACGAGGAGGGAGAGCCGCTTGAGTTCCCAG gggcagagctgctgctctccaagAAGACACTGAGCCCCTCGGCCGAGgagctgctggccacactgcagGGGCAGGTGCAGTCCCTCACCGTGCAGAACAAGGAGCTGAGGGAGAAAATACAG GTGCTGGAGAACTACGAGCGGGACGAGAGCAACCCGTCCACCCCGGGGGACTTCGTGCCCGCCAGCCTCTACAACGCTCTCCAACGCGAGCTGGAGCGGTTGCGGGCGCAGTGCTTGGAGCCGCCGCGGGGCACGGATGCGAGGGACGAGGCTGGTGGGCAGCCGGAGGGGCAGACCGGTGCCTCGGAGCGAGCCCCGGAGCAAATCGGGGAGGGGTGTGCAGCGCAGCGGCTCGCTGAGGAGCCGGCCTGGACCTGGGGCGAGTGCAAGGCTGCGCTGGGCGAGCTGCAGGTGCCGCACACGCAGACCTCCTCCTCCGCGGCTGAGCGGGAGGCTGACGCTGAGCTGGTAGAAGCCCGGGCGGCCCTGCGGCAGGCGCAGGCGGCGCTGGAGGAGCGGGAGCAGCGGGTGAAGGAGCTGCAGGCCCGTTTGGAGGCCGGCGCGGAGGCCGTGGAGGCGACAGCCTCCCTGGGGGCCTCCCTGGAGGAGGCGTCGAGGGAGAAGGAGGCCTTGCTGGAGCGCTGCGGCcgggcggaggcggaggcggaggcccTGCGGCGGGAGCTGGAGGCCAAGGCACGGGACTGGCAGGCGGCGGGTGGCCCCGAGCCAGAGCCGGGGGTGCTGGAGCGACGGGTGGCGGAGCTCGTGCGGCAGCATGAGGAGGTGACGGCCCAGCTGGGGCAGCTGCGGGAGACGCTGGGTCGCAGGGAGGCCGAGCTGGGCACCCTGCGGGAGCAGCTGGCCGCCCGGCCGGTGGGGCGGCGGGAGCACGAGGAGGCCCTGGCACGGCTGCGgcaggcggaggcggaggcggagggcCGGGTGCCGCGGGAGGAGCACGCCCGGGCCACGGCGGCGCTGGAGGAGCAGACGCAGGCGCTGCGGGAGCGGGCGGCCCagctggaggcggcggcggaggccaAGGGGCGTGAGGCCGCCCGGCTGGAGGCcgagctggcggcggcggtgccgcggGGAGAGCACGAGGCGGCGCAGGCGGGGCTGCGGGCCGAGGCGGCAGCGCTGGCCCAGCGGCTGGGCGAGCTCTCACGGCGGCACGAGAAGACGTGCGAGGAGGTGTTCCGGGTGCAGCGGCAGGCGCTCTTCATGAAGAGCGAGCGGCAGGCGGCGGAGGAGCGCCTGGCCGCCGCGCAGAAGCAGCTGGCGGAGGCGCAGGACGAGGCGCGGCGGCTGCGGGAGCTCCATGGCCATGCCGAGGACTCGGCCCAGCTggtcagggacagggacaggaag ATCACTGAGCTCTCTAAGGAGGTCTTCAGGCTGAAGGAAGCCCTGAATGCCCTCCCCAAGTCCCGGGGAGCGCCGCAGTCACCCCCCGACACTGCCGCGCTCCAGGCCAGGATCCGTGCGCTGGAGGAGAAGCTGGAG GAGACAGAAATGCGGCACAGCAAGGTGGTGACGCTGTACCGGAGCCACCTGCTCTACGCAGTGCAG GGCCACATGGACGAGGACGTGCAGAGACTCCTGTGCCAGATCCTGAGGATGCAGCGGTTGCAGGAGCAGGGCAGATGA
- the EBI3 gene encoding interleukin-27 subunit beta — protein sequence MKWLWVVAFVAPACTIPYNGTAGSTGDGGRCALQHGTLGTEVLLRCPAAAGGPAEWRRWGTVLGTYPAPGLVLPNASLAHEGHYSCHHPGTGETWATVCLRLGYPPALPAVECWAISYPQAVNCSWVLAPEPLLDTDFVATYRHGVWGARETGECVRTGPRSCSFGDVQMFSLTPYVVNVTAVNPLGTASRLLPFLLENIIKPDPPEDLRVSPIPGETKKLLLEWSPPGSWPFPEYFPLKYRIRYAREEDSVTKTIGPYEQTSYTLTGVRPGTLHRIQVAAKDFTDSGEFSAWSLPALGTPWMEP from the exons ATGAAGTGGCTTTGGGTGGTGGCTTTTGTGGCGCCTGCCTGCACCATTCCCTACAACGGCACGGCGGGCAGCACTGGGGACGGAG GCCGCTGCGCCCTGCAGCACGGCACCCTGGGCACCGAGGTGCTGCTGCGGTGCCCGGCTGCAGCGGGGGGGCCGGCTGAGTGGCGCCGGTGGGGGACTGTCCTGGGAACGTATCCTGCACCGGGGCTGGTCCTCCCCAACGCCAGCCTGGCCCACGAGGGCCACTACAGCTGCCACCACCCTGGCACCGGCGAGACCTGGGCCACCGTCTGCCTGCGGTTGGGCT ATCCCCCTGCGCTGCCTGCCGTCGAGTGCTGGGCCATCAGCTACCCGCAGGCAGTGAACTGCTCCTGGGTCCTGGCCCCCGAGCCACTGCTGGACACTGACTTCGTGGCCACGTACAG GCACGGCGTGTGGGGGGCCAGAGAGACGGGCGAGTGCGTCCGCACGGGGCCGCGGAGCTGCTCCTTTGGGGACGTGCAGATGTTCTCCCTCACCCCCTACGTGGTGAACGTGACGGCCGTGAACCCCCTGGGCACTGCCTCCAgactcctgcccttcctcctggAGAACATCA TAAAGCCGGACCCCCCCGAGGACCTGAGGGTCTCACCCATCCCCGGGGAGACCAAGAAGCTGCTGCTGGAGTGGAGCCCGCCAGGGTCCTGGCCCTTCCCGGAGTACTTCCCGCTGAAGTATCGCATCCGCTACGCCCGGGAGGAGGACTCTGTCACCAAAACG ATCGGGCCATACGAGCAGACGTCTTACACCCTGACGGGAGTGCGACCCGGGACCCTCCACCGCATCCAGGTGGCCGCCAAGGACTTCACAGACTCCGGGGAGTTCAGCGCCTGGAGCCTGCCGGCCTTGGGGACGCCCTGGATGGAGCCATGA